From the Sebastes fasciatus isolate fSebFas1 chromosome 9, fSebFas1.pri, whole genome shotgun sequence genome, the window taacatgtgtcctgggtgatccgatcacagcTCTAAGTACAAGTGCACTCAAGACACATTGAGACAGGATTGCTCAGACCACATTTGGAGGTGGACTGGGCCGCATATGGACGTGAAAGTGTCCTGGGCCATAttgaaggaccgcctactcaaatgacacgtgtgtgtgtgtgcgtgttactCACCAAGAGAGGTGATTCACTACagcttgtgtagccgagggtgTTACCTTGTGCCTCTATGCTActttatgaaggtaataaaataacGGCAAACACTTCATTACTCCCACAGTCAACAGTAGAGCATAACAGCTTCACTCCTTAATAAAAACCCTACACTGCATCAAGTGGCAACTCAAATATCTTAATATATAGTTCTAGCTTTATAGcttgttggtgtttttgttccggtgaGATCTGACACCCACCATTCCGCCCCGAtcgctctcatccccggctctctgaagctctgtgcGCTGCCTGGCAAAGGCGGCAGTGTCGGCGGAACGGAGGTCTCCGGGGAATGctaataaccttatattttatGTTCAGAAAATGTACTAATGCTATgtaattcacaaatatgtaagATATAATTACTACTGCTGTCTCCCGccagttaaaaaaaattctttgcAAATGGAAATTATGCAAGTCACGTCTTTTTTTGAGTGTGAGATccaatcacaagtggtcactgaagacgcatgtggagaggCATTCTAATAGTAGGTGTGAACTGATGTACTCAGAGGTGTCCACTTATGATTGCATCACCCAATATACATGTTagtgccaggtctgaacagggccctGCTAGCGACATATAAGAAAACTGATGAGCAACAGTATCCATGGAATTGCCTCAGCAAGTAGTTTAATGGggaaagaaacactgaaacagaaTTTTCCCCTTGATGCTCTTTGTGTATCTCAAGCCTTAAACATACTGTAGAATGAGCCTTACCTGTCTGTGTGCATCTCTGAGGTAGGTGTCATAGCCTGTGCCTTCAACATGATACGATGACTTCGCCTCATCGGGCACCAAACACAGGAAACTGCAAGCAACacaatttaacagttaaacTTTTTGTAAGGACTTTACATGCTACAAGTTGCATCAGGAGCCGACAGCGTACCTGTTGACAATCTTGTGGACCTCCGTCTTCCCGTCAGACTTTGAGTTGTCAGggctctgtggaggagaggagctgagCCAATCAGAACCAGACAGCCTGCTGTCTGGAGAGAGGTCATCACCAAACAGTGGATCCTCCTCAAGGTCTCTGTAGACAGAACACGTGTTCATTAAAAAGTATTTATATTAATGAGAACATGATCTGATTCTGATCAGCACTACTTAAGTGGTAACAAAAGATattcattctttatttttttcctaaagaTTTATGAATATCTCAACACTATACTTAACTCTGAGGAAAGAGATCCACAGGTTTATAATAGAGTAAGCTATTTTAATTTCTATTTTCTGTTCTGGGTTGAAAAAATGAGAAGTCCACATTGTCAGTATTCTTGTGTGTGGTTgttaaaagagagaaagaagtggTATTTCATTAGATGACAGCATTTTAGGGCTCTTTGGGCTTGCATGGCACCTTTGACGTCTGGTGTGTGGGAGGTGATTGAATGTCTACATAGACGTTTAATGCATTTACTATATCTggaagtgtgtttgtgcttgtAGATAGACATTCTTCAGCTCTTCTGTGAACTCATCTCAACCTCTACAAACAACATGATCGTGTCATATCATGTAAACCTAGTATTGCAGTGCAGCATCTGGTGACTTAATTCCTTTTGCAAGAAAATTAAGAAGCCTCTTAAAGCAACATTCATATtaataacatcaataaatcTCCCAGAACTGATCTTTTAAAGTTATCAGTGGTTGACATGCATTTCCCACTAACCATGGTTTAAAAAAGATTCCCACCAATTGAAACACAGAGTAAGGAACAGTTTAGTTGAATTGGTGGCACATCTGAGAAACACAGCTAGTTGATGCATTCACTTTATtccacaggtgtgtgtttgtgcaggtgATTTTCCAGGCAGGATTTTAAGGCAGCTCATGGAGGTCTAAGGTCGGAGGCAGGTCCTTACACTGCATCGTGGGGCTGCCCGTTCTCCAGGGGCTCCCGCTCCTCCTGCGGTTTGTTCTCTAGGTAGTTCCTCTCCTCCAGGCTACGCAGCACCAAGCTGTGGAGGATGTGCTGGTTGGGCTTCTGGATCAACTGCTCAAATAGCCGCAGTGTCATGATGCTGATCTGGGGACACAGAAGGAGGAATGAGGCTCAGCTCACACTATATAAACCCAAAGCAACATGCCAAACATTGGCTCACTGACGAAAAAAGTAGGCAGCGGCTGTTTCAAACATCAAAGAGATGATTCATCTCTCTTTTGTGTGATGAAAATGTGTGCAACGGCTCTGGCAGATACTAATTAAAATTCATGTGCTTTTGGTTAATCATATGATTCATTGGAACTCAGAATCCTTGAAGGGCAGATGGCGACTTCTACTTCTGAATATCAAACATGTAAAAGAAGATATTCTGAATAcatgattttcatttttcaaggCACATTAATGTGATCAGCCAGACATAAATGATGTTAAAGTTACATTCATTAGCAGCTCCAGCTACATCCTGAATAATGATGTGATAAGTACCTCATCTGACAGGTGGTCGCAGTGCTCAATGAGTCTGTGTCTGAGTGGATTCTGAGCCATAGTAGCTGGAGTCTCTGGCTCTTTCTCCTCTCCCAGCAGGAAGTAAATCATCTCCTGCATCAGAGCCTCTGATGTCACCTGCCTGATGATCCTGTTCAGCAGGGCCGTGGAGGTCAGGATGCCCACCTCGGACCTGTGTGCACCCACAAATACACCACGTGTTAATGAGCAGTCACTACGCATAACACACTGACAAGACGAAGAACTTCAATAAAGGATGATTGATTGATGACTCAAAGCTAGACTCACGTCTGCATAAGCTGTGGCTCCATTATAGACACAAAGAATTTTTCTCTCACGGCTTTTGCCATCACTGCAGCTGCTGACTGGAAGAcagtgaagaaaaacaaaaatgtatttcagccTTCTGTGGCTTTCAGATACAAAAGCAACTTCAAGTTCTTTTATTCTGACAACAATATGACACATCAAAACACAGTGAGTCAGCGTTGGTTAAGCACCTTCTGAGCCTCCTTGATGAGCTGGTCACAGTAATCTAGCCAGGACAGGAAAGAGATGAGAGCTCTCTTCCCTGTGAAGACAGCAGCATCCTCCTTCAGGTTATATACATCCAGgctgaaagagagacagagaggaacaaAGGTGCAAATATTAAAGGTTTGATGCAAATCCGCTGAAAATAGCATTTCACAGAGAATGCTATTTAAAAGTGCAATGAGTAAGATCTGGTCAAAGATTTAGTTTAACCTCTTCAACTCGTTGAGGGCGCTGGCGCCCTCGGCAGGCATAATCATCTTTCAGGGGCtttagcaggctcagttttagacattttggtgaggaaaaactggcatggccattttcaaaggggtcccttgacctctgacctcaagatatgtgaatgaaaatgggttctatgggtacccacgagtctccccttaacagacatgcccactttatgataatcacacacAATTTagggcaaaaaaaacatgcagttttttgaatacagtacaaatgtattattttcacctattctaaaaaaggtgtatttgaatatgtctgcatactggggtccttaaacagtcttgaaattgcatacattgggtatcactgtaaagctgagactcttgtggatccaatgagcctaattgtatttatgtgtgatgttagtccccataacagccatttcattattttttatttctgatttatgactagaacaactggACACAGAGctacatctcaaattaatcttcaggttcccagctttcagatgatacATGATGTacttcacttctatatgacatatactgttgacctCCCATTAAAGACCCCCTGcgaccccctaaaaaagacaaaatgggTGTATGTTAAAGAGGgctggagtggaaaaggttaaggGCTACCTGCTAAATCAAAACTTCAGATGATGACACAACTGAAATGTGGGCAAGTGGTGTTTACAAGTCATTACATATGTGGCAATAGAAACACTAGAAAGAAATTTACCCCCAGTTGACCGACTCCACTGTCTCAATGTCCAAGGGGTCCATGGACTGTGGCAGGGCTTTATAGAAGGAGACAAGCCTTTCAGTCAGGAGCTCACAGAGCccagtgttttcagttaaacACTTGGCAGCTGCCGGCTCTGGTAAACTGACCAGCAGCATCAGGCCCTCACATGCCTTCACTACTATCCTGCCATCCTGAGGAGGGAAGAAATGGATACAGCTCATGAATACAGactcaaaagaagaaaaagacataaataaCTTACAGTAAATCATCCTCATGCAATTACTTACAGGGCTCTTCGTGAGGTTGAGCAGCGAGGAGACAAGATTGTAATTGTTGCCGTTACTATTGTTACTGGTTGGACTAGAAGTGgaggcagcagctgcagcctgAAGCTCCTCTGGGCGGTCAGCCTGTCCCTCTGCCAGAGACTGACCGGTATCTGGAGCCAACACATTCTCCTTCACCACCTCCGTCCCTCCAGGCCTCTTTGTCTCAGGTCTCTTTGTCTTGTTCTGCAAATAACAtcacaaataaaagacattctGTAAACTCAAAAATCCTGCAATGCTCGTACTTTTGCAAGTAATATATACAGATAAATATTTATGAATGTGCTGCTCAACTTTTCTTTCTCCCTGGTGTCATAGCAACTCACCTCAAGGAAAAAGTTGACAAGGTATGGGTCCTGCTTCAATTTGGCACAGACTATACAGAGGAACTGAATCTCTTCGTTTTCTGTAGGAGCAGTCAGCACCTCCCCACACAGACGGATGAGTTTCTGACAGAGGAATGTCACAGccacaggggaaaaaaaaaagttacacaaCCTGTCAGTAAGCGGACCATTTTGAGGAGGACGATCAAAAATACACTGAATTCCAGACGGCATCACTTCTCACCTGTACAGGTCTGTGGACATTGATGTGTGGCAGGAGAGGTTGACGAATGTGTGCTAGCAGCTTTGTGTAGAAGGTAAGCACCTGCTGCTTCATCCCTGGAGGACACTGGTGGTAAATCACACAAACAGAATATGTCAGTTTATtttactagtgcagtgcctgttcGGAGCGGGCCGATGGCTTGGCTCCTGGTATTGGCGCTTGCAGTGTTGTTGAGAACCGCTCATTgctcgttgactccagggaagtgaagaagagtttggttgcaatgttagtatatccagcagcCCGCTGCATACAACATGCTTGACTCAGTCCGctgagccctgaagccccgccaCTGCACAGAGTGCTGTTCGCTTGTTTATTCAGAGTTTATAAAATTTTAACATGTCCAAACTGCACCAAATTCGACACTGCACTCCCacgggtccccagcaatacacccaccaagtgtgaagtagatcagatgaacggttctcaagatatgcaaaggacatacacatatagacagacagagattccttgctttatagttagataccAATAAAGAGGTGTCCCAACCCTGCGTGGAAATGCAGCTCTCAGTGCATATTCATTGAAGGGTCTACCAAAACTGTGTGTTCACATACAATCATCTTGATATGCATGTTTTCCTGGAGGTATCATTCATGTAGTTACCAAAGCATGACTGCCTTACATCTGCCTTGCCCAAGGTGTAGAGAGTCTCCAGGATCTTGTGGTGTAGAAGGTACTCCATGCAGGGTCCCGTCTCTCCAGACTCCCTCTCCCTTTCCTCCTGGGTCAGGATGTCCAGCATCTGTTCCAGGTGGGATGGGATGTTGGTGTCTGTGACTGGAGCTTTGTCATCTAACAGggtaaaacacagaaacatgttAGAACCTTTGTATAGCAATAGGATATGACCATAAGGGAGAAGGCCGTGTTCATCTTCATCGCATGTTGGAAGTTTGAGGTTTGCCTAAAGTGTAAAAAGCTTCTGCATCCTTCATCTAACAATGtatcatacaacggtttgtatgatatcttacgaaaattgattcctcattttttgtgctttttcctatggatgtccagcaacatgtgtcaatttacACTCGTTACATacatcacaggaaacaacttggttaggtttatgcaacaaaactacttaggtttaagaaaagatcatggtttgagttaaaataactccagaagtggcgtaacttaagtatggaaatTACGTATTACAGAAATTACGTTCTgctcacaaacaaaaacacaattgttAAAACTACATAGCGCCCGTGTGACGTTTGCTTTGATTCAGATGCAAAAAGTTAATTGTTTCCATGTAATGCAATGCAGTCCATGTTGTATTATGATCCACTATCCTTTTTGTGCATCGCAAAAGATCAATCAAATTCACCCTTGCTAAATTTTTGTAGTGCTACTTAATCTCAATAGTGAAAATTTTCCTAGGTGGCTTCACAGTAAAATCCTATAACTGGTTATAAAGTGGTGAGTTACTGACAACAGTTTGTTTACACATTAGGAAAACCCAGTAAATGAAGGGAGCATGACAGAAGAGAATCGGGCTAAAAAGGGGAATATTGTGCATGGGGGGGCATCATCACGTCAATGAATGTTGCATAGACActgaaattaaatatttcaaatttCAATAAGCTTCTTCCTTTTCAATCAAATGAAAATTCAAAGCAAGAGGATTTCAAAACTGACGCCCAGGTCAGTTATGAGAATTAAATAATACGATGTTAAAAGAGTGACCTAGTATGGGGGAATTAATTCAATAACAAGGTAGGAAACACATGCTGAATGTAACAAAGCACACAATGCCAAAAATATGGTCAGAAACAAAGATAAATCACAGCAACAGCTTTCATCAAAGATAAATCAGAGCAATAGCTTTcataaaaaattatcaaataATTTCTTAAATTAGTAACCATGTGGACTGATCTCAGAATAATAGATTGAGTTCATTTAAGTCACAAGTCTGCAAAATCAGTGATTAGATGCCCCTGAAAACAAGCTCAGCTACATAACTCTCAAAGTACAGATAATCCCCCATCAGCTGTTCGGAGGAAATTTTGTTAAACTGGCCTAACTGGGAGAACTGCTGTAAAGAAGCTGTTGTTTGGAGTGAAGAATAAGAGAAAGACACTTTCCTGGACCAAAATGACTAAACAGTCTGGGTTTAACCACCAAGTACATCTTAGATGTAACCTGGCACAGACGCAGAGCGTATAAGTTCTACTTGCGCTGATCCCACAAACAAACATGAAGGAAGCACTCAGTCTGAAGCTGCTTTGGTCCAGACAGAGTTGTTGAAGTCTattctagggctgcaacaaacaaTTGTTTAAACTAAAGGaactatttttataattgattaattgcttTGAGttaaaaagacaaacatgtcaaaatactctgattccagcttcttaaatgtgaatattttctggtttctttactcctctgacagtaaactgaatatttttgagttctggacaaaacaagatagttgaggacgtcatcttgggctttgggaaacactgaacaacattattcaccattttctgacattttggattatcaaaatagttggcgattaatttaatagttgacaactaacgGATTAATCGTTTCAACTCTAGTCTATTGCAAACTCAACCAGCATGTTATTCCCAGCATACATCACATTATgccatttaatttatatttcttcgTAAGCATTCCCTTTGCACTGCCTGTGTtcattttatatactgtgtaGTGAGTGGTGCTACATGAGCAGGTGATTAATTACAGAAAATGTGATGATCAATAAATAATTGTAGTTGATAGAAAATGTGATGTGTTACTGTGTTACACACAGGTTTGCTGGAAAAAGTTTAAAAATGCTGCCATTTGCTTGCTTTAAAATTAAGGCAACTCTTTGGATCTGGTAAGTTGCAATGTGCACTAATCATCTTTTAAAATACCGAATATTGACAATAATATCTAGATTAATcgacactgacagtgaatacaTTGTTATCTATAACTGTATTACAGTTACATACAGGATTGGAAATTAGCATCAGCTACCAGCGAAATGCTGATAAAAGGgcctgctagatttgcttcactcatcagccaaaaaaaaagttaatttccaacactgGTTACATACCGTATGAACAACTTATGAATAAGCCTAGTTTCCTGCCATTGTACTCAAACTTGGTTCGAGTAACACCGGTAGAAAAGACATCAACAACTTTGAAGGCAACCTGCACAACAATCAACCTCTGGGGATACCATGACATAACATACATGACATAAGATTTCTTACCAGAAGTCTCAATGTAATAATGTGTAATGGCCTTCCAGTGATAGACAAAGTCCTCCTGCAAGGGCAGCGATGGAGCgagctgaaaaagaaaaaaatggcaaacatAAGCATATTGTATGTTTACACTGGCGGCCAAGAGAGACACCATCAATTATCACAGTAACACATGTTTCAGTCACTTTCAAACAGAGATCAAACAGAGTTCAAACAGAGACTGGTTGTTCTAGAAAAATTTATCTTCTAGCTTTCAATAATATCCTCCTAATATCCTAATGTGCCACTACAAGAGCACTTCGATCAATGTGTTGTGATCAAAAGACAAAGCCCAGAAGTTGTCAAAATGTTAAATAGTGGTGTTAAACTTTCACTTTTGAGTGACATAAATGTTTACACTTGTCAtggatcttcttttttttttagtttatttgttttgcacaatttaagactatacactataaaaaaagaaagaatataaagtgcaggaagaggcaaaaaaaacactgggcttatctgaagcctccagctagagacaagattaatataaagaagtaatatgactacataatagagataacaaacaattaggacaatatatatctatatatatatagatatatatatagatatatatatcaaaaaagacaagtgtatgtgtgtgtgtgtttcttatcATCATACACACCAACAAGATATATGTCAGAATCATGAGTTAACAAgctaatattatattaaaaagtaaaaagtgtTCACTTAGGATCACCTGCCAAACGTCTACTTATATTACTGGTTTCTAGCTAGTTAATGCTAGAATTTCTTTCGGCTCTTTTTAGGTCAAAATTGGGAGTAACTTGACTTGAAGATTAATTTTGGCATAATTATATTACTATTTTTAACTAAGTGTAAATTATAACATACAGCTGCATGTTTGACTCAGTATATctaataattacagtaaaataatttAGATTTAGTAAAAAATGTCTCTTACTGTCTCCTAAACTTTGACTTGCTATTTAacaatgttgttattgttaaatGTATGTGTTAATGTGGACTGACCACAGGTATGTTTAGCTGGATAACTAGCTAGTTGGATGGCTAACGTGTAAAAATAAAGCTGTGTGACGTTAAAACGTTTGCGCAACATGAAACAAGGCTGCCCAGTCGTTTCAACACCACTCCTCGTGATAAGAAACGAGCAGATGTTTGACACTAGATATCTAGCTGCGACGTTACTTTAGCTTTTCATCAGTTACAAACAGTTAGCATTAGCGGCTAACGTAACTAGCTAGCTCAGCTTGACAAACTACCGTCACCATAGCGAGCTAGATAAACACAGACGACTTGCTGCAATGAAGGAAATGTCAATATGTTAGTAATTATAGGGTTAGCACACATATATTACCGATAACaagaacaaacagacaaaacgcTAACATTAGCTTAGGCTAATCAGTTAGCGTTAGCTCGCTACTTAGCAACGAGCTAATGCTGACGTTGTTGTCTGGGCAACAGAAGGCCTCTCAACATAAAAACAGGCGACAAAAGCAAAAGCAAAGCCACTAATGTATGTTTATACTCTATTTGGTAAACTCACCGCTTCCACCGCGTGCTGGAGGATGGAGGTGAATTTGGAGAACATTTTGTTCTTCGACTGGACTAGTTTCTCCCGAGAAGACCTAGAGAAATCCTCtatcttcttcttcctgttgtTGCCGCCTCGCTCCAGATTGGAGGTTTCATATAATGACCCTAGAGAATAAAGGTGAGCAATAAAAACCACGTTACTGCTGTCTTATCACAAGGCCTGCTGGCACCACGCACTGTAAACAAGACGTCTAACAGGCTCCAGTAACGTATGCTCTCACTTTGGACACGGTGGCACTTCCCTCGCCAAACAGGTGCTGTTTTAacccagcagggggcgctgctcGCACACAGAGGACCGTGAACGCACCACGGGTTTagactagtgatgggaattccgtctctttttagtgagccagattatttggctcagctcaccaatatgagccggctctttcggctcccaaacggctcctCATTTTACCACATCTGCCTTTTTATAAACATACTAATcatgttttgacctatgattagtatgtgtgcagatatatcacttaaattattcaatttaattatactaaaccctataatttccagaataccataattttacattatgcttcgtttccgactgtcactcatcttgtctgctattcgcgcatcgcactcctctctctctttctctcctcctctccctcctgctctgtacctgtagactgtcagcgcgccgcgcacctccgcccctccctgcttgatggtatgatcctctgtcatcacctgattggtggCACGgatgtcattaacacaacattcagtcacagtcagtgcatagAGTTCCCGTGgtgcggagaagatcgtcctatcattctgccttcaattaattaaagaaaaaatattttttttaaaaacggctctcgggcgggagccggctcttatcgttcatttaaaagagccggctctttgaaccggctcgttcgtgacgACACATCACTAATAATTACTGACAATGCATACAAATGAAGCCAGTGCATTCAATGAGGGGCGATgatgtatattttgttttagCATGGAAACAACAATCAATAAGCGCacttcaaaatatataaaagcaagtATTGGATTCCGATAAATATGTTATATGGAAACACATCAATTGATTATGCTTCCACATAATGCACGGATGTGGTttatttcaagattcaagattcaagatgtttgtcacgccggttatacaggtacaatc encodes:
- the fhip2a gene encoding FHF complex subunit HOOK interacting protein 2A isoform X2 produces the protein MKQQVLTFYTKLLAHIRQPLLPHINVHRPVQKLIRLCGEVLTAPTENEEIQFLCIVCAKLKQDPYLVNFFLENKTKRPETKRPGGTEVVKENVLAPDTGQSLAEGQADRPEELQAAAAASTSSPTSNNSNGNNYNLVSSLLNLTKSPDGRIVVKACEGLMLLVSLPEPAAAKCLTENTGLCELLTERLVSFYKALPQSMDPLDIETVESVNWGLDVYNLKEDAAVFTGKRALISFLSWLDYCDQLIKEAQKSAAAVMAKAVREKFFVSIMEPQLMQTSEVGILTSTALLNRIIRQVTSEALMQEMIYFLLGEEKEPETPATMAQNPLRHRLIEHCDHLSDEISIMTLRLFEQLIQKPNQHILHSLVLRSLEERNYLENKPQEEREPLENGQPHDAVDLEEDPLFGDDLSPDSRLSGSDWLSSSPPQSPDNSKSDGKTEVHKIVNSFLCLVPDEAKSSYHVEGTGYDTYLRDAHRQFRDYCGVCQRWDWRGNPKPFEKCNLDSPFFEGHFLKVLFDRMGRILDQPYDVNLQVTAVLSKLSMFPHPHLHEYLLDPYINLAPGCRSLFSVIVRVVGDLMLRIQRIPDFTPKLLLVRKRLLGLEPEGIIIDHMTLLEGVIVLEEFCKELAAIAFVKYHAAASSSP
- the fhip2a gene encoding FHF complex subunit HOOK interacting protein 2A isoform X1; the protein is MFSKFTSILQHAVEALAPSLPLQEDFVYHWKAITHYYIETSDDKAPVTDTNIPSHLEQMLDILTQEERERESGETGPCMEYLLHHKILETLYTLGKADCPPGMKQQVLTFYTKLLAHIRQPLLPHINVHRPVQKLIRLCGEVLTAPTENEEIQFLCIVCAKLKQDPYLVNFFLENKTKRPETKRPGGTEVVKENVLAPDTGQSLAEGQADRPEELQAAAAASTSSPTSNNSNGNNYNLVSSLLNLTKSPDGRIVVKACEGLMLLVSLPEPAAAKCLTENTGLCELLTERLVSFYKALPQSMDPLDIETVESVNWGLDVYNLKEDAAVFTGKRALISFLSWLDYCDQLIKEAQKSAAAVMAKAVREKFFVSIMEPQLMQTSEVGILTSTALLNRIIRQVTSEALMQEMIYFLLGEEKEPETPATMAQNPLRHRLIEHCDHLSDEISIMTLRLFEQLIQKPNQHILHSLVLRSLEERNYLENKPQEEREPLENGQPHDAVDLEEDPLFGDDLSPDSRLSGSDWLSSSPPQSPDNSKSDGKTEVHKIVNSFLCLVPDEAKSSYHVEGTGYDTYLRDAHRQFRDYCGVCQRWDWRGNPKPFEKCNLDSPFFEGHFLKVLFDRMGRILDQPYDVNLQVTAVLSKLSMFPHPHLHEYLLDPYINLAPGCRSLFSVIVRVVGDLMLRIQRIPDFTPKLLLVRKRLLGLEPEGIIIDHMTLLEGVIVLEEFCKELAAIAFVKYHAAASSSP